The following coding sequences are from one Fibrobacter sp. window:
- a CDS encoding phosphoribosylformylglycinamidine cyclo-ligase, with the protein MANPLRYSDAGVDVSAWNKAKVRIGELVSSTFNNHVVGKFGQFGGMFDLSGLSGMKNPILVSSTDSVGTKVMVAHETGVHNTVGQDIVNHCVDDILVLGARPLFFLDYIGLNKLIPEVLEGIITGLTVACKANGCVLIGGETAEMPDLYGEGEYDLVGCIVGVVDKENVIDGSTIVPGNVLIGLRSNGLHTNGYSLARKIVKEVAGKKYSDIFEETGNTFGHELLRPHRAYTPLLPYMEKKIVRGCAHITGGGFQDNVDRILPQNCNAVITTGSWKPDPIFTWMQNEGNVEAEEMYHTFNMGVGLCIAVDQADVDVIMKAPELAAFEPTVIGAITEGAGKVILEF; encoded by the coding sequence ATGGCAAATCCATTACGCTATTCTGATGCCGGAGTTGATGTATCAGCCTGGAACAAAGCAAAGGTTCGTATCGGCGAACTGGTTTCCTCAACTTTTAACAATCATGTTGTTGGAAAATTCGGCCAGTTTGGAGGGATGTTTGATCTTTCCGGTCTCTCAGGGATGAAAAATCCGATTCTTGTGTCATCTACTGACAGTGTTGGTACGAAGGTGATGGTTGCTCATGAGACCGGTGTGCATAATACTGTTGGTCAGGACATTGTGAACCATTGTGTAGACGACATTCTTGTGCTGGGTGCCCGTCCTCTGTTTTTTCTTGACTATATAGGGCTTAATAAACTTATACCTGAGGTCCTTGAGGGTATCATCACAGGGCTCACTGTAGCGTGCAAAGCCAATGGTTGCGTACTTATAGGCGGAGAAACCGCAGAGATGCCGGATCTTTATGGAGAAGGTGAATACGACCTTGTCGGGTGCATTGTCGGAGTAGTTGACAAAGAAAATGTCATTGATGGCAGCACTATCGTTCCGGGTAACGTGCTTATCGGGCTGCGTTCAAACGGCCTGCATACAAACGGATACAGTTTGGCGCGAAAAATCGTCAAAGAGGTTGCCGGAAAAAAGTACAGTGACATTTTCGAAGAAACTGGAAACACTTTTGGTCATGAACTCTTGAGACCTCATCGGGCATATACCCCTCTGCTGCCCTATATGGAAAAGAAAATTGTACGGGGATGTGCTCATATCACAGGCGGCGGGTTTCAGGATAATGTTGACAGAATTCTTCCTCAAAACTGCAACGCCGTTATTACGACCGGTTCATGGAAGCCGGATCCTATCTTTACATGGATGCAGAATGAGGGAAATGTTGAAGCGGAAGAGATGTATCATACATTCAACATGGGGGTAGGACTCTGCATAGCTGTAGATCAGGCTGATGTTGATGTGATTATGAAAGCTCCCGAACTGGCTGCTTTCGAACCGACAGTCATTGGTGCCATCACAGAGGGGGCAGGCAAGGTGATACTGGAGTTTTAA
- a CDS encoding tetratricopeptide repeat protein, with the protein MMKKTDPEKKVLEVKMVQNRPAPDFGNMSLSKLCDLVKKCRYAYEDISEIIEGKAYEECKLNGAEKTLDKIKELARFFELMENKNEENCRDLADVYLLIGQIYQYNNSPQESVSWLSKAVVVDDRYDVPYHSLAISCLNMGQTERAIRSLEQEIAVAPGNYYSYLLLADIFEKEGRPVDVEDTLKKLLARDPENILALHRLIRFYEGKDPGVDIRLLKRRLLSVSRRCNRLELNIRAFYLCRDGKFQDALKELDEWHLQKTDSAIVHLLRAYIFGALKKYKERKHELAAFRAANNDREETMVSLLGEFGDVFGSSTAKKLYHRILNSSV; encoded by the coding sequence ATGATGAAGAAAACAGATCCAGAAAAAAAAGTCCTTGAAGTGAAAATGGTTCAAAACCGGCCTGCTCCCGATTTCGGGAACATGTCTCTGAGTAAGCTTTGTGATCTTGTAAAGAAATGCAGATATGCCTATGAAGATATTTCAGAGATCATTGAAGGCAAGGCTTATGAAGAATGCAAGCTCAACGGAGCGGAAAAGACTCTCGATAAGATCAAGGAGTTGGCCAGGTTCTTCGAACTTATGGAGAATAAGAACGAAGAGAACTGCAGAGATTTAGCAGATGTTTACCTTTTAATCGGTCAGATCTATCAGTACAATAACTCTCCGCAGGAGAGTGTTTCATGGCTTTCCAAAGCAGTAGTAGTGGATGACAGGTATGATGTACCATATCACAGCCTGGCGATCTCCTGTTTGAATATGGGGCAGACTGAGCGGGCAATCAGAAGTCTGGAGCAGGAAATAGCTGTCGCACCGGGAAACTACTATTCATACCTGCTCCTTGCAGACATTTTTGAAAAAGAGGGTAGGCCAGTCGATGTGGAAGACACTCTCAAAAAGCTTCTGGCAAGAGACCCTGAAAATATCCTGGCGCTGCACAGGCTTATCCGGTTTTACGAGGGCAAAGATCCCGGTGTTGACATTCGATTGCTCAAGAGACGGCTGCTCTCAGTTTCCAGACGATGTAACCGGCTGGAATTGAATATACGTGCCTTTTATCTTTGCAGGGATGGAAAGTTCCAGGATGCCCTGAAAGAGCTTGATGAGTGGCACCTTCAGAAAACAGATTCCGCGATTGTACATCTTCTGCGAGCTTACATTTTCGGAGCATTGAAGAAGTATAAAGAACGGAAACATGAACTGGCAGCCTTCAGGGCTGCAAATAACGACCGTGAAGAAACCATGGTGTCGCTTCTTGGGGAATTCGGAGATGTATTTGGAAGCAGTACTGCAAAAAAGCTTTATCATCGCATATTGAATTCAAGTGTTTGA
- a CDS encoding class I SAM-dependent RNA methyltransferase yields the protein MKNTILVTTPRGLSPYLRTEIESLGYPIHRAGPSGVETEGNFTDAMKMNLFLRTAHHVLYRVGKFRCTSPDELYKQINRIPWEIMIPSNEYLSVVSNVLHPSIRDTRYANLKSKDAIVDRILSRKGRRPDSGPEKTGAVVSVFWKEETCSVYIDTSGEPLSKRGYRKIPLHAPMQETLAAGVIKASGWQGDGNFINPMCGSGTIAIEAALIGLKMAPGLLRKNYGFFHTLLFNNENWKTLKQKASFAQEKQIKGKIIASDISSDAIEAARKNARAAGVESHIEFKVCDFSETPIPSGGGIVVINPEYGIRLGEKKNLEETYKSIGNFLKRRCQGYKGYVFTGNIILAGKTGLKSRRKFPFTSGKLDCRLYEYELYTGSKESRNSNT from the coding sequence ATGAAAAATACCATACTTGTTACCACTCCCAGGGGGCTTTCTCCATATCTGAGAACAGAGATTGAATCCCTGGGATACCCAATCCACCGGGCAGGGCCATCCGGAGTGGAAACTGAGGGTAATTTTACCGATGCAATGAAGATGAATCTCTTCCTGCGCACAGCTCACCATGTACTCTACAGGGTGGGTAAATTCAGATGCACCAGTCCTGATGAACTTTACAAACAAATAAACCGCATTCCATGGGAAATCATGATTCCCTCCAATGAGTACCTGAGCGTTGTCTCCAATGTGCTCCACCCAAGCATCCGTGATACCCGGTATGCTAATCTGAAATCCAAAGATGCTATTGTAGACCGGATCCTTTCCCGCAAAGGCAGGCGCCCGGATTCCGGCCCGGAGAAAACAGGCGCGGTAGTCTCCGTATTCTGGAAAGAGGAAACCTGCTCGGTTTACATAGACACTTCCGGCGAACCGCTGTCAAAAAGGGGATACCGAAAAATACCGCTCCACGCGCCGATGCAGGAGACCCTTGCAGCAGGAGTAATTAAAGCTTCGGGCTGGCAAGGAGATGGCAATTTTATCAATCCCATGTGCGGAAGCGGAACTATCGCTATTGAAGCCGCGCTGATCGGACTGAAGATGGCTCCGGGTCTTCTCAGGAAAAACTATGGCTTTTTCCACACCTTGCTTTTTAATAATGAAAACTGGAAAACCCTGAAACAAAAGGCATCCTTTGCACAGGAAAAACAGATTAAGGGGAAGATCATTGCCAGCGATATCAGCAGCGATGCGATTGAAGCGGCCAGAAAAAACGCCAGGGCCGCAGGTGTTGAATCCCATATCGAATTCAAGGTTTGTGATTTCTCCGAAACCCCGATCCCGTCCGGTGGTGGTATTGTGGTTATTAACCCTGAATATGGTATAAGACTCGGTGAGAAGAAAAATCTGGAGGAAACCTATAAGAGCATCGGGAATTTTCTGAAAAGACGCTGTCAGGGGTACAAAGGCTATGTCTTTACAGGGAACATCATACTGGCCGGAAAAACAGGGTTGAAATCGAGGAGAAAGTTTCCTTTTACGAGCGGTAAGCTCGACTGCAGGCTTTACGAATATGAACTTTACACAGGATCAAAAGAAAGCCGGAATTCAAACACTTGA